A genomic stretch from Strix aluco isolate bStrAlu1 chromosome 12, bStrAlu1.hap1, whole genome shotgun sequence includes:
- the HACD3 gene encoding very-long-chain (3R)-3-hydroxyacyl-CoA dehydratase 3 isoform X3 → MGCRGGRDQGVPRRGVPGPRRYPWWKGPSSVLGAGHVWIRHDTHPSTNPCIPAPVMIAAQGHGAKGDNIYEFQIEFLEPVEPKPICRVTQRQLNITVQKKESNWWERLTKQEKRPLFLAPDFDRWLDESDAEMELKEKEEEKINKMKIESRVPKDPFKHLKKGYLIMYNLVQFLGFSWIFVNMTVRLFILGKDSFYDTFHTIADMMYFCQTLALMEIMNSLIGLVRSPLIPAVLQVFGRNFILFVVIGSVEEMQSKPVVFFIFYFWSITELFRYPYYMLSCIGIEWKPLTWLRYTTWIPLYPLGGLAEGVFVNFRHLYKQRKQHLGPKKRKMK, encoded by the exons ATGGGGTGCCGGGGGGGGAGAGACCAGGGTGTTCCCCGCCGCGGGGTGCCAGGTCCCCGTCGCTACCCTTGGTGGAAGGGGCCAAGCTCCGTGCTGGGCGCCGGGCATGTATGGATACGCCATGACACGCACCCATCTACAAACCCTTGTATTCCAGCGCCAGTAATGATAGCAG CTCAGGGTCATGGTGCCAAAGGGGACAACATCTACGAGTTTCAGATCGAGTTCCTAGAACCGGTTGAGCCTAAA CCTATATGCAGGGTGACTCAAAGGCAACTGAACATCACTGTGCAGAAAAAAGAGAGTAACTGGTGGGAGAGACTCACCAAGCAAGAGAAGCGCCCGCTCTTCCTAGCTCCTGACTTCGACCGCTGGTTAGATGAATCGGATGCTGAAATGGAACTGAAGGAGAAG gaagaagaaaagattaacaaaatgaaaatagaatCCAGAGTCCCAAAAGACC CCTTCAAACACTTGAAGAAGGGATACTTAATCATGTATAATCTTGTACAGTTTTTGGGATTCTCTTGGATTTTTGTGAACATGACAGTACGACTGTTCATCCTGGGAAAAG ATTCCTTCTATGATACATTTCACACTATTGCTGACATGATGTATTTCTGTCAGACCCTGGCATTAATGGAGATCATGAATTCACTAATAGGATTAGTCAGATCACCGCTGATACCTGCTGTACTACAG GTATTTGGaagaaactttattttgtttgttgtcATCGGAAGCGTAGAGGAAATGCAGAGCAAACCTGTGGtgttcttcatattttatttctggaGTATCACTGAGCTGTTCAG GTATCCATATTACATGCTTTCATGCATCGGCATTGAATGGAAACCACTAACCTGGCTCCGATACACTACCTGGATCCCTCTCTACCCCTTAGGAGGCTTGGCAGAAG gGGTATTTGTAAACTTCCGTCATCTGTACAAGCAAAGGAAACAGCACCTTGGaccaaagaagagaaagatgaagtAA
- the HACD3 gene encoding very-long-chain (3R)-3-hydroxyacyl-CoA dehydratase 3 isoform X4, which translates to MELKEKEEEKINKMKIESRVPKDPFKHLKKGYLIMYNLVQFLGFSWIFVNMTVRLFILGKDSFYDTFHTIADMMYFCQTLALMEIMNSLIGLVRSPLIPAVLQVFGRNFILFVVIGSVEEMQSKPVVFFIFYFWSITELFRYPYYMLSCIGIEWKPLTWLRYTTWIPLYPLGGLAEAVCVVQSIPIFSETGKFSLGLPNPLNVTIQFSFLLQIYLIALFLGVFVNFRHLYKQRKQHLGPKKRKMK; encoded by the exons ATGGAACTGAAGGAGAAG gaagaagaaaagattaacaaaatgaaaatagaatCCAGAGTCCCAAAAGACC CCTTCAAACACTTGAAGAAGGGATACTTAATCATGTATAATCTTGTACAGTTTTTGGGATTCTCTTGGATTTTTGTGAACATGACAGTACGACTGTTCATCCTGGGAAAAG ATTCCTTCTATGATACATTTCACACTATTGCTGACATGATGTATTTCTGTCAGACCCTGGCATTAATGGAGATCATGAATTCACTAATAGGATTAGTCAGATCACCGCTGATACCTGCTGTACTACAG GTATTTGGaagaaactttattttgtttgttgtcATCGGAAGCGTAGAGGAAATGCAGAGCAAACCTGTGGtgttcttcatattttatttctggaGTATCACTGAGCTGTTCAG GTATCCATATTACATGCTTTCATGCATCGGCATTGAATGGAAACCACTAACCTGGCTCCGATACACTACCTGGATCCCTCTCTACCCCTTAGGAGGCTTGGCAGAAG CCGTCTGTGTCGTTCAATCCATTCCAATCTTCAGTGAAACAGGGAAATTTAGTCTGGGATTGCCAAATCCACTGAACGTCACAATCCAGTTTTCATTTTTGCTTCAAATATACCTTATAGCCTTGTTTTTAG gGGTATTTGTAAACTTCCGTCATCTGTACAAGCAAAGGAAACAGCACCTTGGaccaaagaagagaaagatgaagtAA
- the HACD3 gene encoding very-long-chain (3R)-3-hydroxyacyl-CoA dehydratase 3 isoform X2: protein MAGPSLRPHVHWAQRHRELYLRVELSDVQNPDIAITDNVLRFKAQGHGAKGDNIYEFQIEFLEPVEPKPICRVTQRQLNITVQKKESNWWERLTKQEKRPLFLAPDFDRWLDESDAEMELKEKEEEKINKMKIESRVPKDPFKHLKKGYLIMYNLVQFLGFSWIFVNMTVRLFILGKDSFYDTFHTIADMMYFCQTLALMEIMNSLIGLVRSPLIPAVLQVFGRNFILFVVIGSVEEMQSKPVVFFIFYFWSITELFRYPYYMLSCIGIEWKPLTWLRYTTWIPLYPLGGLAEAVCVVQSIPIFSETGKFSLGLPNPLNVTIQFSFLLQIYLIALFLGVFVNFRHLYKQRKQHLGPKKRKMK from the exons ATGGCGGGCCCCAGCCTGCGGCCGCACGTGCACTGGGCGCAGCGGCACCGTGAGCTCTACCTGCGCGTGGAGCTGAGTGACGTGCAG AACCCGGACATCGCCATCACCGACAACGTGCTGCGCTTCAAAG CTCAGGGTCATGGTGCCAAAGGGGACAACATCTACGAGTTTCAGATCGAGTTCCTAGAACCGGTTGAGCCTAAA CCTATATGCAGGGTGACTCAAAGGCAACTGAACATCACTGTGCAGAAAAAAGAGAGTAACTGGTGGGAGAGACTCACCAAGCAAGAGAAGCGCCCGCTCTTCCTAGCTCCTGACTTCGACCGCTGGTTAGATGAATCGGATGCTGAAATGGAACTGAAGGAGAAG gaagaagaaaagattaacaaaatgaaaatagaatCCAGAGTCCCAAAAGACC CCTTCAAACACTTGAAGAAGGGATACTTAATCATGTATAATCTTGTACAGTTTTTGGGATTCTCTTGGATTTTTGTGAACATGACAGTACGACTGTTCATCCTGGGAAAAG ATTCCTTCTATGATACATTTCACACTATTGCTGACATGATGTATTTCTGTCAGACCCTGGCATTAATGGAGATCATGAATTCACTAATAGGATTAGTCAGATCACCGCTGATACCTGCTGTACTACAG GTATTTGGaagaaactttattttgtttgttgtcATCGGAAGCGTAGAGGAAATGCAGAGCAAACCTGTGGtgttcttcatattttatttctggaGTATCACTGAGCTGTTCAG GTATCCATATTACATGCTTTCATGCATCGGCATTGAATGGAAACCACTAACCTGGCTCCGATACACTACCTGGATCCCTCTCTACCCCTTAGGAGGCTTGGCAGAAG CCGTCTGTGTCGTTCAATCCATTCCAATCTTCAGTGAAACAGGGAAATTTAGTCTGGGATTGCCAAATCCACTGAACGTCACAATCCAGTTTTCATTTTTGCTTCAAATATACCTTATAGCCTTGTTTTTAG gGGTATTTGTAAACTTCCGTCATCTGTACAAGCAAAGGAAACAGCACCTTGGaccaaagaagagaaagatgaagtAA
- the DPP8 gene encoding dipeptidyl peptidase 8 isoform X3: MAAAMETEQPGLEIFETAGREEQVQREEQPKLEPFYVERHSWSQLRKLLTDTRKYHGYMMAKAPHDFTFVKKNDPEGPHSDRIYYLAMSGENRENTLFYSEIPKTINKAAVLLLSWKPLLDLFPAILDYGMYSREEELLRERKRIGTIGIASYDYHRESGTFLFQAGSGIYHVKDGGPHGFTQQPLRPILVETSCPNIRMDPKLCPADPNWIAFIHSNDIWISNIETREERRLTFVHNELANVEEDPKSAGVATFVLQEEFDRYTGYWWSPKAQPTLNGGKVLQILYEENDESEVEIIHVTSPMLETRRTDSFRYPKTGTANPKVTFKISEVTINVEGRIADVVDKELVQPFEILFEGVEYIARAGWTPEGK; the protein is encoded by the exons ATGGCAGCAGCCATGGAAACTGAACAGCCGGGCCTTGAAATCTTTGAAACTGCGGGCCGTGAGGAGCAGGTCCAGAGAGAGGAGCAGCCAAAACTGGAACCTTTCTATGTAGAGAGACATTCCTGGAGCCAGCTTCGGAAACTACTCACAGATACACGGAAGTATCATGGGTACATGATGGCAAAAGCCCCTCATGACTTcacatttgtgaagaaaaatgacCCTGAAGGACCTCATTCCGATAGGATCTACTATCTGG CAATGTCTGGGGAGAACAGGGAGAACACGCTCTTCTACTCTGAGATTCCCAAAACCATAAACAAAGCTGCCGTCTTGTTGCTTTCCTGGAAGCCTCTTTTGGATCTTTTTCCG GCCATCCTGGACTATGGGATGTACTCTCGTGAAGAGGAGTTGCTACGGGAGAGGAAGCGAATTGGCACCATTGGGATTGCCTCTTACGATTACCACCGAGAAAGTGGCACCTTTCTGTTTCAGGCTGGGAGTGGAATTTATCACGTAAAAGATGGAGGCCCTCACGGATTCACT CAACAGCCTTTAAGACCCATTCTGGTAGAGACCAGTTGTCCAAATATCCGGATGGATCCCAAGCTTTGTCCAGCTGATCCAAATTGGATTGCATTTATCCATAGCAATGACATCTGGATATCTAATATAGaaaccagagaagaaagaaggctAACATTTGTGCACAATG AACTGGCCAATGTTGAGGAGGATCCAAAATCTGCTGGCGTGGCTACTTTTGTGCTGCAGGAGGAGTTTGACAGATACACTGGCTACTGGTGGAGCCCAAAGGCACAGCCAA CACTGAATGGGGGTAAAGTTCTTCAAattctttatgaagaaaatgaTGAGTCAGAGGTGGAGATTATTCATGTCACATCACCCATGCTGGAGACAAGAAGAACGGATTCCTTCCGGTACCCCAAAACTG GTACAGCAAATCCAAAGGTCACTTTCAAGATATCTGAAGTGACAATCAATGTGGAAGGCAGA ATTGCAGATGTTGTGGATAAAGAGCTAGTTCAGCCGTTCGAGATCCTCTTTGAAGGAGTAGAGTACATTGCTAGAGCTGGGTGGACGCCAGAAGGAAAATAG
- the HACD3 gene encoding very-long-chain (3R)-3-hydroxyacyl-CoA dehydratase 3 isoform X1, which yields MGCRGGRDQGVPRRGVPGPRRYPWWKGPSSVLGAGHVWIRHDTHPSTNPCIPAPVMIAAQGHGAKGDNIYEFQIEFLEPVEPKPICRVTQRQLNITVQKKESNWWERLTKQEKRPLFLAPDFDRWLDESDAEMELKEKEEEKINKMKIESRVPKDPFKHLKKGYLIMYNLVQFLGFSWIFVNMTVRLFILGKDSFYDTFHTIADMMYFCQTLALMEIMNSLIGLVRSPLIPAVLQVFGRNFILFVVIGSVEEMQSKPVVFFIFYFWSITELFRYPYYMLSCIGIEWKPLTWLRYTTWIPLYPLGGLAEAVCVVQSIPIFSETGKFSLGLPNPLNVTIQFSFLLQIYLIALFLGVFVNFRHLYKQRKQHLGPKKRKMK from the exons ATGGGGTGCCGGGGGGGGAGAGACCAGGGTGTTCCCCGCCGCGGGGTGCCAGGTCCCCGTCGCTACCCTTGGTGGAAGGGGCCAAGCTCCGTGCTGGGCGCCGGGCATGTATGGATACGCCATGACACGCACCCATCTACAAACCCTTGTATTCCAGCGCCAGTAATGATAGCAG CTCAGGGTCATGGTGCCAAAGGGGACAACATCTACGAGTTTCAGATCGAGTTCCTAGAACCGGTTGAGCCTAAA CCTATATGCAGGGTGACTCAAAGGCAACTGAACATCACTGTGCAGAAAAAAGAGAGTAACTGGTGGGAGAGACTCACCAAGCAAGAGAAGCGCCCGCTCTTCCTAGCTCCTGACTTCGACCGCTGGTTAGATGAATCGGATGCTGAAATGGAACTGAAGGAGAAG gaagaagaaaagattaacaaaatgaaaatagaatCCAGAGTCCCAAAAGACC CCTTCAAACACTTGAAGAAGGGATACTTAATCATGTATAATCTTGTACAGTTTTTGGGATTCTCTTGGATTTTTGTGAACATGACAGTACGACTGTTCATCCTGGGAAAAG ATTCCTTCTATGATACATTTCACACTATTGCTGACATGATGTATTTCTGTCAGACCCTGGCATTAATGGAGATCATGAATTCACTAATAGGATTAGTCAGATCACCGCTGATACCTGCTGTACTACAG GTATTTGGaagaaactttattttgtttgttgtcATCGGAAGCGTAGAGGAAATGCAGAGCAAACCTGTGGtgttcttcatattttatttctggaGTATCACTGAGCTGTTCAG GTATCCATATTACATGCTTTCATGCATCGGCATTGAATGGAAACCACTAACCTGGCTCCGATACACTACCTGGATCCCTCTCTACCCCTTAGGAGGCTTGGCAGAAG CCGTCTGTGTCGTTCAATCCATTCCAATCTTCAGTGAAACAGGGAAATTTAGTCTGGGATTGCCAAATCCACTGAACGTCACAATCCAGTTTTCATTTTTGCTTCAAATATACCTTATAGCCTTGTTTTTAG gGGTATTTGTAAACTTCCGTCATCTGTACAAGCAAAGGAAACAGCACCTTGGaccaaagaagagaaagatgaagtAA